One window from the genome of Cryptococcus deuterogattii R265 chromosome 10, complete sequence encodes:
- a CDS encoding cytoplasmic protein has product MAPPPNISPVTGNPVPPHYIHSSTLHFQDVNGRSLLLRGVNLSGSAKLPNNQPSHVREEFWESAEAGKGDFINRPLNLEDGSADLHLARLKAWGYNLLRYVFTWESLEHAGPKKYDYAYMDYIIAVLRKCKEWGFRVFMDPHQDVWSRFTGGSGAPLWTLYACGIDPYHLTPTASAYLHCEWPSAESPRPQDFPAMIWGTNYTHLANQTIWTFFFAGKTYAPKCIIDGKNIQDFLQDHFIDAVGELVKRIAEEGSDLMDECVIGWDSVNEPGEGLIGYKDLAVIPAEQQLKKGPSPTPIEGMRLGMGEAQDVQVWNFGPMGPYRGGRQTIDPKGVRLWLSEEDDIQRGSGKWGWTRGKEWALGTCIWAHHGVWDIATSTLLRPDYFCTLPTDPSHQVDFVNDFWALHWLAYSSRIRLHHPESIHFIQTPVLSQPPKLPQSFLKGRACSSPHFYDGLTLMTRHWNWFNADAIGVIRKKYWSIVQAVRIGEGPIRKMIQGELAVLKQDTVDLLGNYPTLIGEIGIPYDMDDKKAYGYVDGGRGEGDYSSQQKAMDCSMNACDGPNCLNYAIWNYVPDNVHEWGDNWNGEDLSLWSVDDKEQESYRDSSRSNTPNLSSSFNNLTNSSSTLMVPMSGASILRLSPSMVEFGDFCPALVLDGSRAVAAFCRPYPVATVGIPERIDFDITSTKFKYTVRVRADDIANQKIFTEIYLPFVHYAASLDPSRPAGNNSISGQANSTSTDGDDSAFASRQTSKVDLIEDERAIKSSDPASISIRSVPYSSSAQLSLDVSVVASRGRVEIKGQTLRWWYPVPEVGEEVYTIEVQRNGGALRRDWGYVQQGSFLDVCPACIIA; this is encoded by the exons ATGGCCCCGCCGCCAAACATCTCCCCTGTCACAGGTAATCCTGTTCCTCCTCACTACATCCATTCTTCAACCCTTCATTTCCAGGACGTTAATGGCCGTTCCCTTCTATTGCGAGGTGTCAACCTCTCAGGATCTGCCAAACTCCCTAATAACCAACCAAGTCACGTCCGAGAAGAGTTCTGGGAATCTGCCGAAGCCGGGAAAGGTGATTTCATCAACAGGCCTTTGAATCTCGAAGACGGTTCGGCagatcttcatcttgcCCGGCTGAAAGCATGGGGATACAACCTACTTAGATATGTCTTCACCTGGGAGAGCCTTGAACATGCAGGACCTAAAAAGTACGACTATGCCTATATGGACTACATCATTGCAGTCCTTCGGAAGTGTAAAGAATGGGGCTTTAGAGTGTTCATGGACCCACATCAGGATGTG TGGTCTCGGTTCACTGGAGGTTCTGGTGCTCCCTTATGGACCCTATACGCCTGCGGTATTGACCCCTATCATCTTACACCAACGGCATCCGCTTATCTCCATTGCGAGTGGCCAAGCGCAGAATCTCCAAGACCACAAGATTTCCCAGCCATGATATGGGGCACCAATTATACCCACCTTGCTAACCAGACTATCTGgactttcttttttgcagGTAAAACATATGCCCCCAAGTGTATCATTGACGGCAAAAACATCCAAGACTTTTTGCAAGACCATTTCATTGACGCAGTAGGAGAGCTTGTCAAGCGGATTGCTGAGGAGGGGAGCGACCTCATGGACGAGTGTGTCATAGGCTGGGATTCTGTAAACGAACCCGGAGAAGGTCTGATTGGTTACAAGGACCTTGCTGTAATCCCTGCAGAACAACAATTGAAAAAAGGACCAAGCCCTACCCCGATAGAAGGTATGAGACTTGGCATGGGAGAAGCACAAGACGTTCAGGTGTGGAATTTTGGACCGATGGGACCTTATCGAGGAGGTCGTCAGACAATAGATCCAAAAGGAGTGAGACTTTGGTTaagcgaggaggatgatatACAGAGAGGCAGTGGAAAGTGGGGTTGGAcgaggggaaaagaatgggCTCTTGGAACTTGTA TTTGGGCGCATCACGGTGTCTGGGATATCGCGACATCCACACTCCTTCGTCCTGACTATTTCTGTACTCTCCCTACCGATCCTTCTCATCAGGTCGATTTTGTAAATGATTTCTGGGCACTTCACTGGCTAGCCTATTCATCCCGTATCCGTTTGCATCACCCCGAGTCCATCCATTTTATCCAAACCCCCGTCCTTAGCCAACCACCAAAGCTTCCACAGTCTTTCCTCAAAGGACGTGCCTGCTCTTCCCCACATTTCTATGATGGTCTCACCCTCATGACCAGACACTGGAACTGGTTCAATGCCGACGCAATTGGCGTGATTCGCAAGAAATATTGGAGTATAGTGCAGGCTGTGCGAATAGGAGAAGGACCCATCAGAAAGATGATACAGGGTGAGTTGGCTGTATTGAAGCAAGATACGGTCGATCTCCTGGGAAATTATCCCACTCTCATTGGAGAAATTGGAATTCCATACGATATG GATGACAAGAAGGCATATGGTTATGTCGATGGAGGCCGAGGCGAGGGAGACTACTCTAGCCAGCAGAAAGCCATGGATTGCTCTATGAATGCTTGTGACGGTCCCAATTGTTTAAATTATGCAATTTGGAACTATGTCCCGGACAATGTTCATGAGTGGGGAGATAACTG GAATGGTGAAGATTTATCTCTATGGAGCGTGGATGATAAGGAGCAGGAGTCGTATCGCGATTCTTCCAGAAGCAATACTCCCAACTTATCTTCAAGTTTCAATAATTTGACCAACTCCTCCTCTACCCTCATGGTACCCATGTCTGGTGCCTCCATACTCcgtctttctccctctATGGTTGAGTTTGGCGACTTCTGCCCTGCCTTAGTTCTCGACGGCTCAAGGGCCGTAGCTGCCTTCTGCAGGCCATACCCTGTGGCCACTGTCGGAATCCCGGAAAGGATCGACTTTGACATTACTAGTACCAAGTTCAAGTACACTGTGCGCGTACGGGCAGATGATATTGCCAACCAAAAAATCTTCACTGAGATCTATCTGCCCTTCGTTCATTATGCCGCCAGCTTGGATCCTTCCCGTCCAGCAGGCAACAACTCAATTTCGGGACAAGCAAATTCAACGTCGACTGATGGTGACGACAGTGCTTTCGCCTCGCGTCAGACGTCAAAGGTCGATCTTATTGAAGACGAACGAGCCATCAAATCCTCTGATCCTGCATCGATATCGATCCGCTCTGTTCCTTACTCATCTTCCGCACAACTATCTCTGGATGTTTCGGTCGTCGCTTCCCGCGGGCGTGTAGAAATTAAGGGCCAGACGCTTAGGTGGTGGTATCCAGTGCCGGAAGTAGGCGAAGAAGTGTATACCATTGAGGTACAAAGGAACGGAGGCGCGTTAAGGAGAGATTGGGGGTACGTCCAGCAAGGGAGTTTCCTCGATGTATGTCCCGCATGTATTATTGCTTAG